A single Comamonas sp. NLF-1-9 DNA region contains:
- a CDS encoding CesT family type III secretion system chaperone: MSMEQALVDLGQRIGIAALAPGPNESLQLRFASGAVLGVARQGEQVVVHLSEPVAAHEATALLLRAMKRAAQPEAGSAAIQPGLFSADGQDWLVLALRLGEQGLDARELERAMQGLQTLLQRLRSD; this comes from the coding sequence ATGTCCATGGAGCAGGCGCTGGTCGATCTTGGCCAACGGATAGGCATTGCCGCACTCGCCCCCGGGCCCAATGAGAGCCTGCAATTGCGCTTTGCATCGGGCGCGGTTCTCGGTGTGGCACGCCAGGGTGAGCAGGTAGTGGTGCATCTGAGCGAGCCCGTGGCGGCGCACGAGGCGACTGCGTTGCTGCTGCGCGCGATGAAGCGTGCGGCGCAACCCGAAGCGGGTTCGGCTGCGATCCAGCCCGGCCTGTTCAGCGCCGATGGCCAGGACTGGCTGGTGCTGGCGCTGCGCCTGGGCGAACAAGGCCTGGACGCGCGCGAGCTGGAACGGGCCATGCAGGGCTTGCAGACGCTGTTGCAGCGCCTGCGCAGCGACTGA